Proteins co-encoded in one Listeria ivanovii subsp. ivanovii genomic window:
- a CDS encoding GNAT family N-acetyltransferase, with protein sequence MQITGERVYLKPFQLSDVNQKLAFHLKNKSFFAGYSTERDECFYTLEEQQALILRLEDFAASDVEYYYGIFLKDTEDLIGTINLFSILRESLQSAFIGYFLDKEHNGNGYATEAVKLMVDFGFDILGLHRIEAGVMPKNERSKQVLLHAGFHLEGLAVKNVRINGTWEDHQVLAIINPGDVTN encoded by the coding sequence ATGCAAATTACAGGGGAACGAGTTTATCTGAAACCATTTCAATTATCAGATGTGAATCAAAAGTTAGCATTTCATTTGAAAAACAAATCATTTTTTGCGGGTTATTCTACAGAACGAGATGAGTGTTTTTATACACTGGAAGAGCAACAGGCACTTATTTTACGATTAGAAGATTTTGCTGCAAGTGACGTCGAATATTATTATGGAATATTTCTAAAAGATACTGAGGACTTAATTGGGACCATTAATTTGTTTAGTATTTTGCGTGAATCTTTACAATCTGCGTTTATTGGTTATTTTCTAGATAAGGAACATAATGGAAATGGCTATGCGACAGAAGCAGTAAAGTTAATGGTTGATTTTGGCTTTGATATTCTTGGCCTTCATCGTATTGAAGCAGGGGTAATGCCAAAAAATGAACGTTCTAAGCAGGTGCTTTTACATGCAGGATTTCATTTAGAAGGCTTGGCTGTCAAAAATGTTCGGATAAATGGGACATGGGAAGACCATCAAG
- the rlmD gene encoding 23S rRNA (uracil(1939)-C(5))-methyltransferase RlmD yields MNQNPVEEGQKFPLTIRRMGINGEGIGYFKKAVVFVPGAITGEEVVVEAVKVRDRFTEAKINKIRKKSPNRVTAPCPVYEACGGCQLQHVAYSAQLELKRDIVIQSIEKHTKIDPQKLNIRATIGMEDPWRYRNKSQFQTRLVGSGQVETGLFGVNSHQLVPIEDCIVQQPMTIKVTNFVRDLLEKYGVPIYDEKAGSGIVRTLVVRTGVKTGETQLVFITNSKKLPKKREMLAEIEAALPEVTSIMQNVNQAKSSIIFGEETFLLAGKESIHEKLMELEFDLSARAFFQLNPFQTERLYQEVEKALVLTGSETLVDAYCGVGTIGQAFASKVKEVRGMDTIPESIEDAKRNAEKNGLENVYYEVGKAEDVFPKWMKEGFKPDAVIVDPPRSGCDQGLIGSLLQAEAKQLVYVSCNPSTLARDLALLAKKYRVRYMQPVDMFPQTAHVETVVLLELKNN; encoded by the coding sequence ATGAATCAAAATCCAGTAGAAGAAGGACAAAAATTCCCACTAACGATTAGACGCATGGGAATCAACGGGGAAGGAATCGGCTACTTTAAAAAAGCGGTCGTATTTGTGCCTGGCGCAATTACCGGCGAAGAGGTAGTGGTAGAAGCAGTCAAAGTTCGGGACCGCTTTACCGAAGCAAAAATTAATAAAATTCGCAAAAAATCTCCTAACCGAGTTACCGCACCATGCCCAGTATACGAGGCATGTGGCGGATGCCAGCTCCAACATGTGGCCTATAGCGCTCAACTTGAATTAAAACGAGATATAGTAATTCAATCAATCGAAAAACATACGAAAATTGATCCGCAAAAATTAAATATCCGTGCTACTATCGGCATGGAAGACCCTTGGCGTTACCGTAATAAAAGTCAGTTTCAAACACGTTTAGTTGGTAGTGGCCAAGTAGAGACAGGTTTATTTGGAGTGAATTCGCACCAATTAGTACCAATTGAAGATTGTATCGTTCAACAACCTATGACAATTAAAGTTACTAATTTTGTCCGTGATTTGCTCGAAAAATATGGCGTTCCGATTTACGACGAAAAAGCAGGCAGTGGAATTGTCCGGACGCTTGTTGTTCGAACCGGTGTCAAAACTGGAGAAACGCAGCTTGTTTTCATTACAAACAGTAAAAAACTACCAAAAAAACGTGAAATGCTCGCAGAAATCGAAGCAGCTTTACCAGAAGTAACCTCGATTATGCAAAATGTTAACCAAGCTAAATCTTCTATCATTTTTGGCGAAGAAACATTCCTGTTAGCAGGAAAAGAAAGCATTCATGAAAAACTAATGGAACTGGAATTCGATTTATCTGCCCGTGCCTTTTTCCAATTAAATCCATTCCAGACCGAACGACTTTATCAAGAAGTAGAAAAAGCACTCGTACTTACTGGCAGTGAAACTTTAGTCGATGCTTACTGTGGTGTTGGAACGATTGGTCAAGCATTTGCATCAAAAGTAAAAGAAGTTCGCGGCATGGACACTATTCCAGAATCAATTGAAGACGCTAAACGAAACGCCGAAAAAAATGGTTTAGAAAATGTATACTATGAAGTTGGAAAGGCAGAAGATGTTTTTCCAAAATGGATGAAAGAAGGCTTCAAACCAGACGCCGTAATTGTCGATCCACCAAGAAGTGGCTGTGATCAAGGCTTGATTGGGTCATTACTACAAGCAGAAGCAAAACAACTCGTCTATGTTTCTTGTAACCCGTCAACACTCGCACGTGACTTGGCTCTGCTTGCAAAAAAATATCGCGTGCGTTACATGCAACCCGTCGATATGTTCCCACAAACAGCACATGTGGAAACGGTGGTGCTTTTAGAACTCAAAAATAACTAA
- a CDS encoding OsmC family protein, with protein MTKPLKLVYTENGFDTGKFLIDENTTDYSPADLMLMSIASCSAIVFRKILRKKRMDFTDLWIDATMERIPEEENRIHAIHLHFKITGHELDPKILEKALKLTPKYCSMIRSVENSIIVDESLEIMP; from the coding sequence ATGACAAAACCATTAAAACTAGTTTATACCGAAAATGGATTTGACACAGGGAAGTTTTTAATTGATGAAAACACGACCGATTATTCACCAGCAGATCTTATGTTAATGTCGATTGCCAGTTGTAGTGCCATTGTTTTCCGAAAAATTTTACGAAAAAAACGGATGGACTTTACTGACTTATGGATAGACGCAACGATGGAACGAATCCCAGAAGAAGAGAATCGAATTCACGCCATACATCTTCACTTCAAAATAACCGGTCATGAACTAGACCCAAAAATACTAGAAAAAGCACTAAAACTAACGCCAAAATACTGTTCGATGATTCGTTCTGTGGAAAATAGCATCATTGTCGATGAAAGTCTTGAAATCATGCCATAA
- the fosX gene encoding FosX/FosE/FosI family fosfomycin resistance hydrolase, which produces MVSGLSHITLVVQDLERTTTFLKNIFDAEEIYASGEATFSLSKEKFFMIAGSWVCIMEGDSLQERTYNHIAFEVQDDEIEEYLRRIEAVGAEVRPARTRVAGEGQSIYFYDFDNHLFELHAGTLQERLYQYKSKK; this is translated from the coding sequence TTGGTTTCAGGATTAAGCCATATCACTTTAGTCGTGCAAGATTTAGAAAGAACTACCACCTTTTTAAAGAATATTTTTGATGCCGAAGAGATTTATGCAAGTGGAGAAGCAACTTTTTCCCTTTCCAAAGAGAAATTCTTTATGATTGCGGGATCATGGGTATGTATTATGGAGGGTGACTCTTTGCAAGAACGAACGTATAATCATATCGCTTTCGAAGTTCAAGACGATGAAATAGAGGAATATCTCCGCAGAATAGAAGCTGTTGGTGCAGAAGTAAGACCCGCTCGCACTCGAGTTGCTGGAGAAGGGCAGTCGATTTACTTTTATGATTTTGACAACCACTTATTTGAGCTACACGCAGGAACATTGCAGGAAAGGTTGTACCAGTATAAATCCAAGAAATAA